CGCGCGTTTCTTCATGATGTGCGTCGCCGCGGGCTTGACCGTGGGCGTCGTCAACTACCTGCTCTTCCGGTTCTTCGTCTGCCGTGAGATGCGGCGCGTCGTGGAGGGAATGCGACACATCAACGACGCCGTGGCGACCGCCGAGGGCGGGGGCGACTCCTGCCGCGACGGGTGCAAGCTCGACGTCGAGAGCGCCGATCTCATCGGAGAGATGGCCGGTTCGTTCAACAATATGACCGATGCGATCGCACGCCGGATCTCGGTCGAGAGCACGACACGGGCGATGCTCGCCGAGCTCTCCCGGACGATGGACCTCGACGAGGTCTCGGGGACCATACTCAAGGGGCTCTCGAACGTGTGCGGAGCGCGGGCCGGCGTCCTCTACGCCGACACGGGCAGCCGGATGGAGTACATGCGGGGCTTCGGAGTCGACCTGACCGACGAGCTCCCGCAGGTGATCGATGCGTCGCAGGGGCTGGCGGCCCGCGTTCTCGAGACCGGAGAGCCGATGCACATCTCGCCCGAGGACGACGGGTTCTCCTGGTTCAGAGGGTCGACGCCGCTCGGGAGCCTCCGTCCGAAGGCGATCGGGCTCGTCCCTCTCATGGCGGAGGAGCGCCCCGTCGGTCTCGTCGCGCTGGCGTGCTCCAAGAGCCGCCTCGATGACGAGATGCAGGCCCTCCGGGAGGCCATCCGCACGCAGTCGGCTCCCTATCTCGCGACGGCCGTCATGCACCGCAAGGTCGAGGACCTGGCGGCGATCGACGAGCTGACGCGGCTGCTCAACCGCCGGTTCGGTATGCGGAGGCTGGACGAGGAGTTCTCCCGCTCCATGCGGCACGGTGTGCCTGTCAGCGTACTGATGCTCGATATCGATGACTTCAAGATCCTGAATGACACGTTCGGCCACGACGCGGGGGACACCGTCCTGCGTTCGGTGGCGCGCCTGCTCGAGAGCACCGTGCGCTCGGGTGACATCGTCTGTCGCTACGGCGGGGAGGAGCTGGTCGTCATCGCGCCGGGCATGGGTCTGAACGACGCCGCCGCGCTCTCGGAGAGACTCCGGCGCCGGATGGAAGCGATGACGGTACCGTGGGGAGAGGAATCGCTCGGCGTCACGCTCAGCATCGGGGCGGCCTCCTGGCCGGTCGCCAGGACGTCGACCTCCAAGGAGCTGATCTCCGTGGCGGATCAGGCGATGTACCACGCCAAGCGCACGGGCAAGAACCGGGTCTCGCTCTGCGACGGCGAACGCTTCATCCCTGTGCAGGATCTGACGGCGGGTGCCGCGGTCAACGCACGGACGGGAGACGTCCCGCGGGTTCCGTCCGACGGTGACGCGTCGGGCGGCGAGCCCC
This DNA window, taken from Candidatus Effluviviaceae Genus V sp., encodes the following:
- a CDS encoding diguanylate cyclase; translated protein: ARFFMMCVAAGLTVGVVNYLLFRFFVCREMRRVVEGMRHINDAVATAEGGGDSCRDGCKLDVESADLIGEMAGSFNNMTDAIARRISVESTTRAMLAELSRTMDLDEVSGTILKGLSNVCGARAGVLYADTGSRMEYMRGFGVDLTDELPQVIDASQGLAARVLETGEPMHISPEDDGFSWFRGSTPLGSLRPKAIGLVPLMAEERPVGLVALACSKSRLDDEMQALREAIRTQSAPYLATAVMHRKVEDLAAIDELTRLLNRRFGMRRLDEEFSRSMRHGVPVSVLMLDIDDFKILNDTFGHDAGDTVLRSVARLLESTVRSGDIVCRYGGEELVVIAPGMGLNDAAALSERLRRRMEAMTVPWGEESLGVTLSIGAASWPVARTSTSKELISVADQAMYHAKRTGKNRVSLCDGERFIPVQDLTAGAAVNARTGDVPRVPSDGDASGGEPRETDHGA